The Bacillota bacterium genome has a window encoding:
- a CDS encoding response regulator translates to MKEIGVLIVEDDPMVIEINTQFLRDAPGYSLLGAARTAADAVSMVERLRPNLILLDVYLPDASGVELLHRIRQAQLDLDVIMVTAAKEVPVVQDTLRLGIRDYLVKPYYRERFLKALADYREYFESLLGIQACEQRTIDQILKSGANTLPDSHPLHPSSAIPPDMARRLPKGLTPHTLGTILRLVQASADRGVLIEDVAESTGISPATIRRYLNFMLDEGMARFVPVYGGPGRPTYRYYPHRWR, encoded by the coding sequence TTGAAGGAGATTGGCGTCCTGATCGTCGAAGATGATCCCATGGTGATCGAGATCAACACCCAGTTCTTGCGGGATGCCCCAGGGTACTCGCTTCTCGGCGCAGCGCGCACTGCAGCGGATGCCGTCTCCATGGTAGAGAGACTCAGGCCCAATCTGATCCTCTTGGATGTCTACCTTCCCGACGCGAGCGGGGTGGAACTCCTCCACAGGATCCGCCAGGCCCAACTGGATCTGGACGTCATCATGGTGACCGCGGCAAAAGAGGTCCCGGTGGTGCAGGACACCCTCCGCCTCGGAATCCGAGATTACCTGGTCAAGCCCTACTACCGGGAGCGGTTCCTGAAGGCCCTGGCCGACTACAGGGAGTACTTCGAGAGCCTGCTTGGAATACAGGCGTGCGAGCAGCGGACCATCGACCAGATTCTGAAGAGCGGAGCCAACACCTTGCCGGACTCTCACCCGCTCCACCCTTCTTCCGCGATCCCTCCGGATATGGCCAGGCGGCTACCGAAAGGGCTCACCCCTCACACCCTCGGCACCATCCTCAGACTCGTCCAGGCATCTGCAGACCGGGGAGTCCTGATCGAGGATGTCGCAGAGAGCACCGGGATATCCCCAGCGACCATCCGCCGGTACCTCAACTTCATGCTCGATGAAGGAATGGCCAGGTTCGTCCCGGTCTACGGAGGCCCGGGACGACCCACTTACCGGTACTACCCCCACCGGTGGCGTTAA
- a CDS encoding TRAP transporter small permease: MGKRRPLVIRALDLTAWASENVSAVFLGIMTVVITWQVFSRKVLSAAPYWSEELAIILMVWFGLLGSAVGVRKGTHIALEFFMSLFPPRVRQVNQIVLDLLVLAFSVFLMVEGVELVRVSRTITMPALKISQSLVYMVIPVIGVLICLYTLESLARDILALRKEAK, encoded by the coding sequence GTGGGCAAGAGACGACCGCTGGTCATCCGGGCTCTCGACTTGACCGCATGGGCGAGCGAGAATGTCTCCGCCGTCTTCCTCGGAATCATGACAGTCGTCATCACCTGGCAGGTGTTCTCGAGAAAAGTGTTGAGCGCTGCACCCTACTGGTCCGAGGAACTTGCCATCATCCTGATGGTCTGGTTCGGGCTACTGGGGTCCGCTGTCGGGGTCCGAAAAGGGACCCACATCGCCCTCGAGTTCTTCATGTCCCTTTTCCCACCCCGGGTGAGGCAGGTCAACCAGATCGTGCTCGACCTTCTCGTCTTGGCATTCTCGGTGTTTCTCATGGTTGAAGGTGTCGAACTGGTCCGGGTGTCGCGCACCATCACCATGCCTGCGCTCAAGATCTCCCAGAGTCTTGTGTACATGGTCATTCCAGTCATCGGCGTGCTCATATGCCTCTATACCCTGGAGTCTCTCGCCCGTGACATCCTCGCGCTCCGAAAGGAGGCGAAGTAG